The Calothrix sp. PCC 7507 DNA segment GCAAAAGGCATGGCTGTCGCTGAATTTGCCGCAAGTGGAACGCAAGGCGGTACAAATGATGAGGCGGCGGCGTTTGCTGATGTAATTTTGTGGACAGCACGAGGTGTAATGCCAAAAGAATTGCTATCTAACACTGAAGTTCTCAATAGCAAAATCATCATTGATTGCAACAACCAAGAGATCCCTGCTGAATTTGCTTATCCGATGATCGCCGAATCGTTAGCTGAGAAGCTAGCAAAAGTAATACCAAATGCTCGTGTGGTGAAAGCATTTAATACAATGGCGCAGGAGGTTTTTGAATTAGCACCAGAACCACTCAAGGATTATCAAGTTTCGGTTTTTGTCGCTGGGGATGACGAACCAGCAAAAAAAATAGTCATGCAGCTGGCTGAGGAGATTGGATTTGTGCCAGTGGATTCTGGTATTTTACGTAACGCCCGATTGGTAGAAGGTTTAGGTGATTTCATTCGCCTAATCATTATTGGCCAGCAACAAGGCAGTTATGCAACTATTTCTGTTAATATCCTACCTACTGCACAAGAACAGCGCTTAGGCGGACGGCAAGCTTCCGCTTTGAAGTGAATCCTCAATGGACAAAACTTAGGGGCAATTTCCCTGTGGTTGCTTTGCTGACAATAAAGTAATCACAGAAATATTGCCCCTAATTAAAATTTAGGGCGATCGCACAATTTATTCAGCAGTCGCTAGTTCAGTGCTACCGCGTGTGCGACGACGTGTCAAACTGTTGTAAAGCATGACACCGATGGCTTTAATTAAATTGCCTTCCAATTCCTGGAACATCTTCATGTTCATGCCAAAAGCCGCGTTAGCTTCTTCAACTATGCGATCGGCTGTAGCTTCGTCGATGGGTAATTCATCCAAAGCTTGACGATATTTAGCTTTGAATTCTTTTTCGTTGGTAATCTCTGCAAATTCATAAAAAGCGGTACCTTGTCCATCTCCAAGGTTCATCGCTGTGACAGCAATATTTTTGAGAATCTGTCCCCCAGATAAGTCACCCAGGTAACGCGTATACGAATGTGCGATTAACAGTTCTGGTGCTGTTGCAGAGATTTCTCGGATGCGCTGCACATAAGCTTCCCCGGCGCGAGATAATTGGACTTGTTCCCGCCAGTTGAAACCATAATAGAAATTTAGGTCTGACTCTAGCGTCTGCTTGCGGTTGAGTTCTGGGAAGTTAATTTTGGCAACAATCGGGTGATTACGGTGCTTTTCCATCTCCTCTTCCATTGCTGAGTAGATGAAGTAAAAGTTGCCGACTAGCTTCCGGTAGGAGTTTTTCTCCACGACCCCTTTTAAAAAGCATTTGACAAAACCGACATTCTCTGCCATTGTGTGGGCTTTTTTAGTACCTACACGCAATTTGCTTGCTAAATTGCTACTCATGCTAAATTTCTCTACTTTAAAAGGTCAACTGCCGGAGTTTTGATTTACTAACGGCTAAAACAGGCCATTAAAACGTTACCTTAAAACTATTTGATGAGAATTTATATTAAAATTTCTTAAGTCATACGCTTTTGGATTGACCCCAAAGATAAATCTAGGGGCTGGAGAATTTTACCCAGTAGGATTTTTGGTTTATTTGACTGATAAATCTCTTGCTCTGTAACACTAAGGAAATATGGGTGTAGAGCTTTACATTTTTTTACCCTAATCAGTATTCAGCACTGAGTAGGGTAAAAAAGCTATCTCTGACAGTCATAGCGAAGTGTGTTCACCGCAGATGAAGCTGCTTTTTCAAGGACAGCAAAGATTAAATAGTAGTACTACAGCGCATAACTGTAGATGGCTACTATTTCGGGGCACTTTGGCTGGAGTTTATGTTGTTAAAGACCTATAACATATTTTTGCCACTCTTGGTGCAGTCCACTCTTAAGATGCTTGCTGACTTCAAAATAGAGGCTGCTGTAGGGTTGGCGAGGAGGATGGCGCAAAGGCATGTGTGCTTCGTGCGGGGTACGGCTACCTTTCTTAACATTGCAACGCACACAGGCTGTAACAATGTTCTCCCAAGTGTCGCCTCCACCACGCGATCGCGGTATTACATGATCTAGTGTCA contains these protein-coding regions:
- a CDS encoding NADPH-dependent F420 reductase, with product MKIGIIGSGNMGRSLGILWAQQGHQVYFGSRDAAKGMAVAEFAASGTQGGTNDEAAAFADVILWTARGVMPKELLSNTEVLNSKIIIDCNNQEIPAEFAYPMIAESLAEKLAKVIPNARVVKAFNTMAQEVFELAPEPLKDYQVSVFVAGDDEPAKKIVMQLAEEIGFVPVDSGILRNARLVEGLGDFIRLIIIGQQQGSYATISVNILPTAQEQRLGGRQASALK
- a CDS encoding heme oxygenase (biliverdin-producing) — its product is MSSNLASKLRVGTKKAHTMAENVGFVKCFLKGVVEKNSYRKLVGNFYFIYSAMEEEMEKHRNHPIVAKINFPELNRKQTLESDLNFYYGFNWREQVQLSRAGEAYVQRIREISATAPELLIAHSYTRYLGDLSGGQILKNIAVTAMNLGDGQGTAFYEFAEITNEKEFKAKYRQALDELPIDEATADRIVEEANAAFGMNMKMFQELEGNLIKAIGVMLYNSLTRRRTRGSTELATAE